The genomic stretch ATATGACAAGCATAGGTATTGGTGTAGTAGATGGATCAACGTCAGTGCGGCCTATCTCCGAATAACTCTTCCTCCCTTTTCCTCTTTAGTCAGCCTTCGTGCATTTGAATCTAGACGCGCCGACCGCAGAAAAGTTCTGTACTTTTGTTATCGGCTTGTTGGAACCATTATTTTAGTTAAATGCGCAAATTTACATAAGGTGAAATGATCTACTTTCCTATATTTCAAAAAAAAGAGCCTTGGCTCCTATTAAGGACCAAGGCTTATTATTATTTCGAACGAGATTCTGCGTCGACCTTCAGTCGACCCCTCATCCGATGAAAGAAGTTTATGAGCGGCTTGCGCGTTTTGTCCACAATCCCGGTAACCTCAGCACCGATTTGCAAGAAGAACATCAGCATGCAAATAACACCGAAGGTAATCCAGTTTGCTGCGCTTGATTGTACAACTGCAGATTGTACGATAGCGAGTACACCGAAGATTGCTGCTACTCCCCAAATAATGAGAACGGTACGACGGTGACTAAAGCCAAGATCGCGCAGTCTGTGATGCAAATGCCCCTTGTCTGGCGCAAATATCGGCTTCTTATGGACCCAGCGGCGAACGATTGCGAAAAACGTATCGAAAAGCGGAACGCCGATAATAAGCAATGGGGTTACAAATGACACGAGTGTTACTTGCTTGAAGCCTAGCATCGATAGTGTTGCCAAGCTAAAGCCGAGAAACAACGAGCCGGAGTCACCCATAAATATTTTAGCTGGATGGAAGTTGAATACAAGAAATCCTGCAATGCCGCCAAGCAGCAGCGTACTAAGCAAAATAACTGGTTGGAACCCCATCAGCGATGCCATTACAGCAATGGTTGCGATAGCAATACCGGAAACACCGGCTGCCAGGCCGTCCAGACCGTCAATTAAGTTAATAGCAT from Paenibacillus sp. FSL H8-0548 encodes the following:
- a CDS encoding MraY family glycosyltransferase produces the protein MPVGLLYSIGFIIALILALAMTPLVKKFAFKVGAIDKPNHRKVHTRIMPRLGGLAIYIAFVGAFFILSPFIPDGLLRPQDSNMINALLVGGTMIIILGAFDDRFELSAKIKLLGQIAAACVVVFGFNVKIDLLNIPFGETMQPIAGWISIPLTILWIVGVTNAINLIDGLDGLAAGVSGIAIATIAVMASLMGFQPVILLSTLLLGGIAGFLVFNFHPAKIFMGDSGSLFLGFSLATLSMLGFKQVTLVSFVTPLLIIGVPLFDTFFAIVRRWVHKKPIFAPDKGHLHHRLRDLGFSHRRTVLIIWGVAAIFGVLAIVQSAVVQSSAANWITFGVICMLMFFLQIGAEVTGIVDKTRKPLINFFHRMRGRLKVDAESRSK